The DNA segment TCGGTTCGGTTGATTTTCGGTTCAATTCGGTCGGTTTGGTCTTGTCGTATTGAGCTTTTAAATCGGATTTTTTCTACTAAAAATAtgactaatttcatgttttagTGCAACTAAAACTCGAAAACGCGAttatatcattcatataataaaatatttctaattaaaatatgaaaataccagaattatcataaatatattggtattattatgttattataccattttatataattaatacttatttagaaaaaaaaaatggtttggatgggatatggaaaaagcgTGATTACAAGTGAGAGATTTTGTTTGCTATAAGTTTCTGATATGGAAAGAAATATTCTGTTGTCATCTATGTAAATCTCCTTATGATGCTAGGATTATGTGATTTTGGTTGAAACCGTGCCTAGTTTTAAAACTTCCTCCAAATAAAAAGGGATAATTTTTGAATGTGGGACTTTATTTATGTTTGGGCTTCAAATTTTATAATGTAAATATGTAGAAAAGTTGGGCTAGACAACTTAAAAAGAGCCCAGAGGTTAGGACCCATATTAGAAAACttcggtttttcggtttaacTAAAAACCGAAGTTGCAAAATCGAGCACCGAACCGAACACCGAAATTATAGAAAACATAAACTGCAAACCGACCGAATAAGCCGAAAAATCGAAACCGAATAAATCGAAATTTACGATTCGGTCAGTTTTTTCGATTCGGCCGGTATTATGCTCACCCCAAAGATCAACTTCTTctggactattcagatattgttCTAGTTTTGTTTTATATTCTATTATGCTTTGAATTCTGTCTAGAGTGAGATATATTAAGTGATGGTGATAGCTTATATATCTAGTGAAAATATGTTATTTCATAAATTTGTAGTCCTAAAACCTTCTAACTCTGATACCAAAAAGAAAGGaataatttcaaaaaagaaaaaaaatgataaaatagaaGATATAGTTAACACTAGAAAAATTCTTTCAAGACAAAGACAAACAAGACAAACATATTATCAAAAATTCCAGTCCATAAATAAATTTCAGTCCAAAAATATTCCAAGATCAGGTGAATATGGTAATTACGAAAATGAGAACTACCTAAACTATCAAGATGCTCAAGATCCAAATGATAACTCGAAAATGAGTTTCGACTCGATAGCTATACATAATCTTGACAcgtagaataaaattttaagaacAAAACAAAAGACAAGACAACAAATAGTGAAGAATCGCTCTGGCACAAGAGGTACAATAATGCAAAAGACAtgtgaagaaagaagaaataacaTAAAGTAGTGCTGAAAAGACTGTAGAGTCTttgaatgaaaaaaataatttcaaagtGACAAATAAAAATGAATCATCTCTCCTCAAGTCATGTGACGATGGGGCTAATGAAGTACCCAGCAAGGCTAGAAAAGAAAGGTTTCTGAATATGTTTGAAGTCCGTTTTAAAATTCGTTCCAAAGAATCGACTATATAGAAAGAGAGAATGAAGAAGAGGGACACAACTACAAGTCCCATATGAAGAAAATATCCAATATTTCCTTCATCACCCACCATTCTCCAACACCCTTTGTAATATATTTTCCTATGTATGTTTTAGTATTTTCTATCTCAAGcctgtaaaataaataaaactttATGCTTTAGTATGCAAGTTTTTTATTTCAAAGTCCAGTAAACTCTTTCGGGTTCACCGAAAGGGCGATCTCTCTCCGGTAAACATGTAAGTTACTATTTTTATCTAAAAATTATGTTTCTGTTTATTACCCCGAATTTATTTATAGTTTTATATTATGTATTTAATTTCTTAATTGCTATTATGTATTTAATTTTGCCAGTTTGTAAATAACTAAAAACTACTCTATATAAGTATATGGTTATCTTTCCAACTTCTTAATAACTATGATGGATTAATCTGTAAATTCCTAGGGGAGACCAGTTAAAGCCTAGATATTACCACAATGGTATTAAAATGGGCAAATATGTTTAACTGCGGCTTAAAGAAAGAGGATTTAAGAAAAAAGGTTGGAGAGAAGAGATGAACATAGTAAAAAAAAGAGAGTATACATTACGGGGTAATGTCAGttcataattttgataaattattaACAATACAAGTTTATAGATTAAGAAAGAGGGAGTACCGAGTAGGATTTTACAATCATAAAGTTATCACCCTTTATCATTCCCCAATCACTTTTCCCCATaccccttatatatatatatatatatatatatatatatatatatatatatatatatatcatgggaacaaaattagcaatatatAACAAGAAACCATGTGAGTCATTAGCCTAGTGCTTCAGATTTTAAAGTAGGAAATAGTAGTGGAATCAGACACCATATAGAATTCGTATTTAGATGGCAATGGCCGTTGAACCAAGTTTATTGCAACATTTAAGTCAATTATGCCTAgctaaagtaaaaaataaataaaattgaatACAACATTTATTAATCAAAACGTTTCAATTTGAAATTTAACCATGCACAATTTATTTCTACTaatgtcttataattttaaaatCGATTGTGTACATTAAAACcgaaaaaatatcataaaaaataTGATTGACTAAATGGGTAATAGTTTAAGGgaatgaaaaaggaaaacaaatcagaaataGTTCGATTTACAAccagtaattgaaaaatagccacagtttgaaaaataatcaaaatttagtcacttttttcatgtaaagataaaatctgaacaaaaacatccttataaatcaggaaaaattccagcataatgtgatgaaatttcataatgtgctggagttccaacataatatgctgaaagtttatacgaaggagctccataatccagctatttttcaataactttgcaaatgcTGGTTATTTTTTGATTACCGATCCGAAAACTAGTTAGTCCATACTATTTTTACAATAAAAAAAGATTATAGCCCCAATTGAACAAATTTCACCCGCGCAACCACTATTTCAGTTTTCACCCGTGTAGCCAAATATATATCTTGCAACAATTTTTATAcatctttatatattattatacatccttgagtcgagggtctaccGAAAACAGTCGCTCTACCTTCTCAAAACTTCTCAAGGTAGGGATAATGTCTGCTTATACATTACTCTCCCCAGATTACATTCGGTAGATTacactgattttttttttttatgttgttgttgtatatattaTTATACAATATTATACGCTTCTTATAAAATAATGTATCAAccttgtataaaagtgtataatagttTGTATATACAAAATTATAAGTGATACAAAATTATAAGTGATACAAGATTATACCAAAAACTGAGCTTTTTCTCCTACTAAATTAACTTCAACTCATGAAACTCTATTCAAAATGGGTAAAAAGCATCACCAAATGGATCCCAAAATTTAGAACAAGCTTTACCCAAATAATTTCATCAATATTAAGCAACACCCGCTTGATTTCCTTTAATAAATTCTTAGACATAGAATACAAGCTCTCAAAGAAATTCCAACTTTACCttacaaaactccattccaaaaGGGtctaatacatatattatcaatgcgagaaaaaaaaaaaaaccctaagcAATGGTGGGTCCTAAGTTGATGCCGCGTAATTCTAAGCAATGGTGCTCTCCCACTTCTCTTCTTTTGATATTCCGAAACCTTTGCATTTTACAACGCCCCCTTCTTCTCTCCCCATTACCCTTCTtcaaaaatgctaattttccatgttccattttttcctctttttggaaACCCTTTTCCAAAAATAGCAATTCTTCAAGCCTCAAAACCAGGTTCAATTTCAAGAACCAAACATACAAACAGGTACGTCTTGGCTAAAGAATTTTCTTTTACCCTTGTTCCATTTCAGAAAGTTtgttaattttttgaaaatgttaTGTTTGTGGAGTTAAGGAAAAAGATTGTCTTTATCGATTGTTAGCTGACTTTTTGCCTCAATATTTCTTGAAACTGTTATATTTTTTTGATGGTTTATTAGAAATTCTCTAAGATTGGTGAACTTGTCTTATTTTTTGTGATTATTGATCAATTTTTGTGGATAATTGTATTTTATGTATACATAGTTGCTGTTAAGAAAGAAGGACTTCCATTTTGGTTGTGAATAttgaataatatttatttataatgaTTGACCAAATTTCAAGTTAATAACCTTTTGTTTCTGGTTGTTCAGTTGGTATTTCGTGTGGTGGTAGAAGCGTTGGAAGCAAAAAGGCTAGTTATATACAATACCCTTTTGGATTGAGTTTGTACATAGACTAAATTATTTGGCGTCACGAGCACATAGTAGAAGTTTCAAGAAGCTTTGGACCATTGGTGTTATGAATTTTGTTAAACGTTTTAGCAGTAACGGCCAAACTATTAGAGAAGACCATGACCTGTGAGTCTTGTGGAATTTCAGGCCAAGAAGTTGGCAATGTTGTTCCGCGTGATGAAAATTGTGATGACAGGCGTAGGCATAATGTGTCCGTGCAAACAGGCGAAGAGTTTTCAGAGGAATTTCTTAGAAAAAGTGTGACaccaagaaaaacaaatataGTAAGAGATACAGAACAAaatcagccagctagaggtgttTCTAATCTATCTCAAGATTGCCGTCTTGTCTCTAAGGAACTTCATGACCTCCTTGGGATAAAGAGAAGAGATTCTGACTGCAGTACAGAATTTTCGGATTATTCTCCTAGGCTAGCACATGCAGCGGAAGGTGAAAAGAACACTTATTTTGATACGACAAGCAGATGTAACGAGGAATATAGTGTTAGTGGACGACAACCTTCTCAGTTCTCAGATGAGAGGAATAGAGATATATTAGAGTCCCCTCATGCACCGGAAGGTGAAAAGAACACTTACTTGGAGAGTTGTGCCAATGGAAAGATGAGATTGCTGTGCAGCTATGGGGGTAGGATTTTACCAAGGCCGAACGATGGAAAGCTTAGATATGTGGGTGGGGAGACGAGAATTATATCAATTAGGAAGAACTTAACTTTTAATGAGCTTGTGAATAAGACAACAGCGATATGTAATCAACCTCATACAATTAAGTATCAGCTTCCTGAAGAAGATCTTGATGCACTTGTATCCGTGTCGTCTGATGAGGATCTTCAGCACATGATCGAGGAATATCACGACTTGGGAAAAAGTTCTCAAAGGCTACGGTTATTTATTGTGACTTGTGCTGATTCTGAGGGACCTTGTTCCTTTGAAGCAATGACATTACAGCAAAGTGAAGCTGATTATCAGTACGTCGTTGCAGTAAATGGAATGCTTGAGCCAGGTCATCGTAGAAGCTCTAGCAGGGGTACATTTGGAAATGCACTGGACTACAGTCCAATTTGCCAAAGAGATTCCCCAACTTATCTCCAGTTTGATAACCATAATAGAGGTAATTCTATGAATGTGAAGTTTCTGCTCCGAAATCCCAGTTCTTCTTATGTTAACTTATCTCAGGTCCCCTCTACTTCATATGTTCAATCGTCTCCTTTATCTCCAGCAGCATTTCAGATCAAAGATCCTAACCGTTCCCATGTCTTTTTATATGATAATGTTGCAAGTCTTGATGTTCCTGATGCCGGTAGTCCATATACCATAGAGGAACCACTATATGAAAATTCCTATCATGTTGATACCACAGGCTACTATTATAATTGTCCTCTTGATAGGACAAATTACCCTAGTAAAGAGTCCGTGCCTTCTACGCAGTTTGGTCAAACAGAGTTGGATTCTAAGAGGCTAATGTCAGACAAAACGGCAATGCATTTAGAAAAGTTTAACTTTTCTCAAGTATCTGATATTCAAGCTACATCGGGTTTCAGCATGCATCGTGATGTCACTGAATCACGATTGGCTGAGAGGCCCAATGTATCTGCAGAAGAATCAATCAGCCCGTCTCCTTCAGATTTTCTACCTGAAAAATCTCCATCACTTGCAATGTCTAGTTCATCACAAGAGTGGTCAATGAAAGAGCATGAGGTGAGAGATGAAAATCACCGAATTGCCAAGAAGGAGAATCAACCAAATATAGAAGCAAGAGAACGCAACAGAGAGTATCTAGACCCTCCTTCCGATAAGTGCCGTAGAAGCTCTGAGGTTAATACAAGCAACATACCAACTGTTAACACCATGGAACACAAGTTGAAATTGCCAAAAATTCTATGCTACCCGGAGTCAGCATCAGATCCCCAAATACTAGGGGAAAAACACACTTCCCAAAATACTATGAGCAATGTAACAGACTCCTACAGATTTTATAAGCCACAGCCTTCAATATTAAAGGATAGTCGTGGCCTCCAAAACATGCATTCTGTGCCATTTTCATCCGAGGAATCTAGTTTTTATTTGGATTGGAGAAATCCCCTTACCAGTGATATATCACTTCCAAATTCAGCTACAGATGTGGCTTACACTCATGAGGTCTCTTTCCACCGGAAACTTGCGGATGGTCCTCATAAAACTATGGAAAAGGGAAATGCTGATGGAATTTCAGCAGCATCCACATTACCAGAAATTGCTGTTATTGTGGAAGATGTAACTGATAGTGTGCCTCCCGATATCCCCTTATCTTCAACAGTAATCCCACATGTGCAAGATGAACCTAGTGATGGGATTCCATCTTCTGAAGAAGAAACTGACGCCGAGAGTGTTGTTGAAGAATCTGATTATGTAATAATTTCTTTCTCGATTCATTGGTATCAGGTCTCATTTGGTTTTGTGGAAAAAACTTGACTATTTCATGAATCTGTAGGCTGTCAAAATTGGTTCTAATGGAAAGGAAGAATCTGTCTCTGATGCTGCCATCATTGAAAAGGAAGCCGGGATCTATGGCTTGCAGGTCCAGAACTAATTCTGTTAAAGAATAAAATCTAATATTTGATTATGATATATAGTGAATGCTACCTTTTTCCCTATCTCTTCTTACTAATTTTGACCATGAATTCGGATattgaataattaattttttccaagtaaaatttatatatttggaaagtacataaaaagtactataagtcacactaattaataatttaaaagacATATGAAAAAATCGTGATTAAAAAAAAACTAGTTTGACTCTCTGAAATCCGAAATGCATCAAACaaattgggacggagggagtatTCTTTATGCATTTGATCTTTCAACTTCAGTAGTTTACCTACGACTATATCACAGTGAAAGAAGCAGGGGCAGACAGGA comes from the Nicotiana tabacum cultivar K326 chromosome 14, ASM71507v2, whole genome shotgun sequence genome and includes:
- the LOC107786036 gene encoding RAF-like serine/threonine-protein kinase 20, with amino-acid sequence MTCESCGISGQEVGNVVPRDENCDDRRRHNVSVQTGEEFSEEFLRKSVTPRKTNIVRDTEQNQPARGVSNLSQDCRLVSKELHDLLGIKRRDSDCSTEFSDYSPRLAHAAEGEKNTYFDTTSRCNEEYSVSGRQPSQFSDERNRDILESPHAPEGEKNTYLESCANGKMRLLCSYGGRILPRPNDGKLRYVGGETRIISIRKNLTFNELVNKTTAICNQPHTIKYQLPEEDLDALVSVSSDEDLQHMIEEYHDLGKSSQRLRLFIVTCADSEGPCSFEAMTLQQSEADYQYVVAVNGMLEPGHRRSSSRGTFGNALDYSPICQRDSPTYLQFDNHNRGNSMNVKFLLRNPSSSYVNLSQVPSTSYVQSSPLSPAAFQIKDPNRSHVFLYDNVASLDVPDAGSPYTIEEPLYENSYHVDTTGYYYNCPLDRTNYPSKESVPSTQFGQTELDSKRLMSDKTAMHLEKFNFSQVSDIQATSGFSMHRDVTESRLAERPNVSAEESISPSPSDFLPEKSPSLAMSSSSQEWSMKEHEVRDENHRIAKKENQPNIEARERNREYLDPPSDKCRRSSEVNTSNIPTVNTMEHKLKLPKILCYPESASDPQILGEKHTSQNTMSNVTDSYRFYKPQPSILKDSRGLQNMHSVPFSSEESSFYLDWRNPLTSDISLPNSATDVAYTHEVSFHRKLADGPHKTMEKGNADGISAASTLPEIAVIVEDVTDSVPPDIPLSSTVIPHVQDEPSDGIPSSEEETDAESVVEESDYAVKIGSNGKEESVSDAAIIEKEAGIYGLQIIRNSDLEELQELGSGTYGTVYHGKWRGTDVAIKRIKQSCFAGSSSEQERLIKEFWREAKILSKLHHPNIVALYGVVPDGPGGTVATVTEYMINGSLRHVLARKDRSCRALDRRKKLMLALDAAFGMEYLHLKNIVHFDLKCENLLVNLGDPQRPVCKVGDFGLSRIKRNTLVSGGVRGTLPWMAPELLNGNSSRVSEKVDVFSFGITMWEILTGEEPYANLHCGAIIGGIVNNTLRPPVPQHCDSEWRKLMEECWSPDPEARPSFTQITNRLRAMTQALQPKTRVRT